In one window of Heptranchias perlo isolate sHepPer1 chromosome 4, sHepPer1.hap1, whole genome shotgun sequence DNA:
- the c4h5orf63 gene encoding glutaredoxin-like protein C5orf63 homolog produces the protein MRAGEATGTARHCTGNDRFTACGWVRRSLIESCNGLRATGLTVIDSGSGAMYLLHYTKLGQSSKFVLEFLLRRMSTLRKDLPVLTLFTKDSCTLCEEAKEALEPYRYRFVLQEVDITIPENSVWYERYKYDIPVFHLNGQFLMMHQVNFKILEKRLAKLEQEIK, from the exons ATGAGGGCAGGAGAAGCAACGGGCACGGCACGGCACTGTACTGGAAATGATAGGTTCACAGCATGTGGGTGGGTGCGTCGCTCGCTGATTGAGAGCTGCAATGGCCTCAGAGCAACGGGGCTGACGGTGATTGACAG TGGCAGTGGAGCAATGTATTTACTTCATTATACAAAACTTGGGCAATCATCGAAATTCGTATTGGAATTTTTGTTAAGAAGAATGTCTACACTCAGGAAGGATCTGCCAGTTTTAACACTGTTTACCAAG GATTCTTGCACACTTTGTGAAGAAGCAAAAGAGGCTTTGGAGCCATACAGATACAGG TTTGTCCTGCAGGAAGTAGACATCACTATTCCGGAGAATTCCGTCTGGTATGAGAGGTACAAGTATGACATACCTGTCTTTCACTTGAATGGACAATTTCTGATGATGCACCAGGTCAACTTTAAAATCCTTGAGAAAAGACTGGCTAAACTGGAACAAGAAATTAAATAA